A section of the Deinococcus taeanensis genome encodes:
- a CDS encoding DUF4384 domain-containing protein, producing the protein MRKVLLLGTLALGLSACTVTVRPNVGLLGADSNLIVDLRPDRGEGSTYAVGEAVRFTIRTRTAGYVTMIALQSNGYTDTLVRNVYIPAGATTFPRAQDGVTYNLAEPRGVQRVRAIFTRVRPTTDLVLRGTYDEGRWNATSTAYLQPYATEDRDVQETYLYIR; encoded by the coding sequence ATGCGCAAAGTACTCCTGCTTGGCACGCTTGCCCTGGGCCTCAGCGCCTGCACCGTCACCGTCCGCCCGAACGTGGGCCTCCTGGGCGCCGACAGCAACCTGATCGTGGACCTGCGCCCCGACCGGGGCGAGGGCAGCACGTACGCCGTGGGTGAAGCCGTGCGCTTCACCATCCGCACCCGCACCGCCGGGTACGTGACAATGATTGCCCTGCAGAGCAACGGGTACACCGACACCCTGGTGCGCAACGTGTACATTCCCGCCGGGGCGACCACCTTCCCCCGCGCGCAGGACGGCGTGACCTACAACCTCGCCGAACCGCGCGGCGTGCAGCGCGTCCGCGCGATCTTCACCCGGGTGCGCCCCACCACCGATCTCGTGCTGCGCGGCACGTACGACGAGGGCCGCTGGAACGCCACGAGCACCGCGTACCTGCAGCCCTACGCCACCGAGGACCGCGACGTTCAGGAAACCTACCTGTACATCCGCTGA
- the plsX gene encoding phosphate acyltransferase PlsX, translating to MTAESRPARLPVALDAMGGDHGAVPNVEGAVLAARAGVSVLLVGERVKLHAELGRHAGSAALPIEVIEATDVIGMDEHASDVRRRTNASINVTTRLVREGRAAAAVSMGHSGATMASALLTLGRIRGVERPAILTHLPARGGFTTLLDVGANADVKATYYAQWARLASVYLRVVEDRENPTVGLLSIGEEDHKGSALVLEAHALLRGLNGQGINFHGNVEGRDIFRNTTDIVVTDGFTGNVVLKLAEGEAKVLFGWVKDALGSSLKSKLGGLLVRGALRGLAERMDPSTYGASLLIGVRGLTFIGHGSADARAVKNALLRAARAHEANLMPRLEAAFTGSAAQD from the coding sequence ATGACCGCTGAGTCCCGCCCCGCCCGCCTGCCCGTCGCACTTGATGCCATGGGCGGCGATCATGGCGCCGTCCCCAACGTGGAGGGCGCCGTTCTGGCCGCCCGCGCCGGCGTGAGCGTCCTGCTCGTCGGGGAACGCGTGAAACTGCACGCCGAACTCGGCCGGCATGCGGGCAGCGCCGCCCTGCCCATCGAGGTGATAGAGGCGACCGACGTGATCGGCATGGACGAGCACGCCAGCGACGTGCGCCGGCGGACGAACGCCAGCATCAACGTCACCACCCGCCTCGTCAGGGAGGGCCGCGCCGCGGCGGCCGTCAGCATGGGCCACAGCGGCGCGACCATGGCCTCCGCGCTGCTCACGCTGGGCCGCATCCGGGGCGTGGAACGCCCCGCCATCCTGACGCACCTGCCCGCCCGCGGCGGCTTCACCACCCTTCTCGACGTGGGCGCCAACGCCGATGTGAAAGCGACGTACTACGCGCAGTGGGCGCGCCTGGCCAGCGTGTACCTGCGCGTCGTGGAAGACCGGGAGAATCCCACGGTGGGCCTGCTCTCCATTGGCGAGGAGGACCACAAGGGCAGCGCGCTGGTCCTGGAGGCCCACGCCCTTCTCCGCGGGCTGAACGGCCAGGGAATCAATTTCCACGGCAACGTGGAGGGGCGCGATATCTTCCGCAACACCACCGATATCGTGGTCACCGACGGCTTCACCGGCAACGTCGTGCTGAAACTGGCGGAGGGGGAGGCGAAGGTCCTGTTCGGCTGGGTGAAGGACGCCCTGGGCAGCAGTCTGAAAAGCAAACTGGGTGGCCTGCTCGTGCGCGGTGCCCTGCGCGGCCTCGCCGAACGCATGGACCCGAGCACGTACGGGGCCAGCCTTCTGATCGGCGTGCGGGGCCTCACGTTTATCGGGCACGGCAGCGCCGACGCCCGCGCAGTGAAAAATGCCCTGCTGCGCGCGGCCCGCGCGCACGAAGCGAACCTGATGCCGCGCCTGGAAGCGGCGTTCACAGGAAGCGCCGCGCAGGACTGA
- the era gene encoding GTPase Era — MTEFSQTSGEQTHSGFVAIVGKPNVGKSTLLNSFLGTKVAPTSPRPQTTRRGVRGIYTSGARQVVFVDTPGLHKAKDALGKYMNHEVHSALADVDVIVWVVDLRHPPTDEDNLVARQVRDLNRPLFLVGNKTDAAKYPDEAMKLYRALLDGRDAGFNEIMLSAQNNPNAVATLREQLLDILPENPFFFPQGSASDQSREQWAAEIIREEAMKKLRDELPYAVATRVNRWTEREDGLQRIEGEIVVEKNAHKGMVIGAGGKQLKEIGQAARKQLEVFLSRKVYLGLEVIVIPGWREDEEALRELGYE; from the coding sequence ATGACGGAATTCTCCCAGACCTCCGGCGAGCAGACCCACTCCGGCTTCGTAGCCATTGTGGGCAAGCCCAACGTCGGCAAAAGCACCCTCCTGAACTCCTTCCTGGGCACCAAGGTGGCCCCCACCAGTCCCCGCCCACAGACCACGCGGCGCGGCGTGCGTGGCATTTATACCAGCGGCGCCCGGCAGGTGGTCTTCGTGGACACCCCAGGGCTGCATAAAGCCAAGGACGCGCTCGGCAAGTACATGAACCATGAGGTGCACAGCGCCCTGGCCGACGTGGACGTCATCGTGTGGGTCGTGGATCTGCGCCACCCGCCCACCGACGAGGACAACCTCGTGGCGCGGCAGGTGCGGGACCTGAACCGCCCGCTGTTCCTGGTGGGCAACAAGACCGACGCTGCGAAGTACCCGGACGAAGCGATGAAGCTGTACCGCGCTCTGCTCGACGGCCGCGACGCAGGCTTCAACGAGATCATGCTGAGCGCGCAGAACAATCCGAACGCCGTGGCCACCCTGCGTGAGCAGTTGCTGGACATACTGCCCGAAAACCCGTTCTTCTTCCCGCAGGGCAGCGCCAGCGATCAGTCCCGGGAACAGTGGGCCGCGGAGATCATCCGCGAGGAAGCCATGAAAAAACTTCGCGATGAGCTGCCCTACGCTGTCGCCACCCGCGTGAACCGCTGGACGGAACGCGAGGACGGCCTGCAGCGCATCGAAGGCGAGATCGTTGTGGAGAAGAATGCCCATAAGGGCATGGTGATCGGCGCGGGCGGCAAGCAGCTCAAAGAAATTGGTCAGGCGGCCCGCAAGCAGCTTGAAGTCTTCCTGAGCCGCAAGGTGTACCTGGGCCTGGAGGTCATCGTGATTCCCGGCTGGCGTGAAGACGAGGAAGCGCTGCGCGAACTCGGCTACGAGTAA
- a CDS encoding DUF309 domain-containing protein gives MNVTASPDFQRGAALFAQGQWWEAHEAWEGLWLTARGDTRHFLQALILLAAALHKRWHHGSLTHRNYVKAQRYLNGLPPSYAGVDLARLRADVWAALHDTELRPALHAAPPPRLPT, from the coding sequence GTGAATGTAACGGCTAGCCCGGACTTCCAGCGTGGCGCCGCCCTGTTCGCCCAGGGGCAGTGGTGGGAAGCCCACGAGGCCTGGGAGGGGCTCTGGCTCACGGCGCGCGGCGACACACGCCACTTCCTGCAGGCGCTGATTCTCCTCGCGGCCGCGCTGCACAAACGCTGGCACCACGGGAGCCTCACGCACCGCAATTACGTCAAGGCCCAGCGGTACCTGAACGGCCTGCCACCCTCGTACGCCGGCGTGGACCTCGCGCGCCTGCGCGCCGACGTGTGGGCGGCGCTTCATGACACTGAGCTGCGGCCCGCCCTGCACGCTGCTCCGCCGCCGCGCCTGCCCACCTGA
- a CDS encoding alpha/beta hydrolase, translated as MTPTLVIVPGLGDSGPDHWQTLWEHKFSAAHVRQDDPDHPTPQTWSGRLQDVIDATPGDLILVGHSCGVLNIVHWAHLTGGHPRVKGALLVAPTDAEQADMPVLYPAVCAMAPVPLTPLPFPALVVASEDDPFAGFERAQAFAAAWEAEFISAGPAGHINAASGHGDWPEGEVLLSEVLHAWTPPDIVRF; from the coding sequence ATGACCCCGACCCTCGTGATCGTACCCGGCCTGGGCGACAGCGGCCCGGACCACTGGCAGACCCTCTGGGAACACAAGTTCAGTGCGGCCCACGTCCGCCAGGATGACCCGGATCACCCCACCCCGCAGACCTGGTCCGGGCGCCTTCAGGACGTCATCGACGCCACCCCCGGCGACCTGATCCTGGTGGGGCATTCGTGCGGCGTGCTGAACATTGTGCACTGGGCCCATCTGACCGGCGGGCACCCCCGGGTGAAAGGTGCCCTGCTCGTGGCGCCCACGGACGCCGAACAGGCCGACATGCCGGTTCTGTACCCCGCCGTCTGTGCGATGGCCCCAGTACCCCTGACGCCCCTGCCGTTCCCGGCGCTCGTCGTGGCCAGCGAGGACGATCCCTTCGCAGGGTTCGAGCGGGCGCAGGCGTTCGCGGCAGCCTGGGAGGCCGAGTTCATCTCTGCCGGTCCGGCCGGGCACATCAATGCCGCGAGCGGGCACGGCGACTGGCCGGAAGGTGAGGTGCTGCTCAGCGAGGTGCTGCACGCCTGGACCCCGCCGGACATCGTGCGTTTCTGA
- a CDS encoding YIP1 family protein, whose protein sequence is MRNPVTSGPQSSVQDMFAQSVAVLSRPSPATFERFERRGTITSALTYVMIAAVVSAVIAALFALLHPDVTFFGQLFTRLILVPVGFLVFTGAVYLIGRSLFRGTGTYPEVAYSFALFYVPLSIVSTLIGVIPVLGWLVMFIISLAMVYFGFMAVQSSMNLRDQTQAVITLILAWIAQLVVAGVIGALFASMFAVGRAVTGS, encoded by the coding sequence ATGAGAAACCCAGTGACCAGCGGCCCCCAGAGCAGCGTTCAGGACATGTTTGCCCAGAGCGTCGCGGTCCTCAGCCGCCCCAGCCCCGCCACGTTCGAACGCTTCGAGCGGCGCGGCACCATCACCAGCGCCCTGACATACGTCATGATCGCGGCCGTCGTGTCCGCCGTGATCGCGGCGCTCTTCGCCCTGCTGCACCCCGACGTGACCTTCTTCGGGCAGCTGTTCACCCGCCTGATCCTTGTGCCCGTCGGCTTCCTTGTGTTCACAGGGGCCGTGTACCTGATCGGCCGCAGCCTCTTCCGCGGCACCGGCACCTACCCGGAGGTCGCGTACTCCTTCGCCCTGTTCTACGTGCCCCTCAGCATCGTCAGCACCCTCATCGGCGTGATCCCCGTGCTGGGCTGGCTGGTGATGTTCATCATCAGCCTCGCCATGGTGTACTTCGGATTTATGGCCGTGCAGAGCAGCATGAACCTGCGTGACCAGACCCAGGCGGTCATCACGCTGATCCTGGCCTGGATCGCGCAGCTGGTCGTCGCCGGCGTGATCGGCGCACTCTTCGCCAGCATGTTCGCCGTGGGCCGCGCCGTCACCGGCAGCTGA
- a CDS encoding Nudix hydrolase, with translation MQFGPEFHTPVERRAAGVVILNSAGDVLLIQERGVPDQPHKAGLWHLPSGTVEPGENPQDTAVREAWEEAGVRVRLVKFLAAYLGHFPDGAPVLRHAWLAEPLTGSTFQPALPDEVRAVRFVSRTEFDELYSAGRIRMHHTKLFYEDALREQSRRARSPAQGA, from the coding sequence GTGCAGTTCGGTCCGGAATTCCATACGCCTGTCGAGCGCCGCGCGGCCGGTGTGGTGATCCTGAACAGCGCCGGGGACGTGCTGCTGATCCAGGAGCGCGGCGTGCCGGACCAGCCGCACAAGGCGGGGCTGTGGCACCTCCCCAGCGGCACGGTGGAACCCGGTGAGAACCCCCAGGATACGGCCGTGCGGGAAGCGTGGGAGGAGGCGGGTGTACGCGTCCGGCTCGTGAAGTTCCTCGCGGCGTACCTCGGCCACTTTCCGGACGGCGCGCCCGTGCTGCGCCACGCCTGGCTCGCCGAGCCGCTGACGGGCTCCACGTTCCAGCCGGCGCTGCCGGACGAGGTGCGGGCGGTCCGGTTTGTGTCCCGCACCGAATTCGATGAGCTGTACAGCGCCGGGCGCATCCGCATGCACCACACGAAGCTCTTTTACGAGGACGCCCTGCGGGAACAGTCCAGGCGGGCACGTTCTCCAGCACAGGGCGCGTGA
- the ftsH gene encoding ATP-dependent zinc metalloprotease FtsH yields the protein MNRAARLLLATLILSLGATLGPALAAPTRAAVTSDGPYTTNRFFADLEQQRVTRVVLSSGGMANVTLADGSGTRVRTLVVPPDGATLTRIRKAGVPLTVTGSGSTLGWLGQVLPLLLTGLILVVLWRSMRTGASSANPTAFGRSRAAVIAEGQIKLTFNDVAGCDEAKQDLQEVVDFLRQPERYHQLGARIPHGVLLVGPPGSGKTLLAKAVAGEARVPYFSISGSDFVEMFVGVGAARVRDLFEQARKSAPCIVFIDEIDAVGRKRGVNMQGGNDEREQTLNQLLVEMDGFSSGQEVIILAATNRPDVLDAALLRPGRFDRQVVVDAPDVRGREMILRIHARKKPLDASVDLGVIARRTAGMVGADLENLLNEAALQAARSGRTRIVGRDVEEARDRVLMGPERRSLVVREADRKVTAYHEVGHALAAQLLPHANRVAKLTVVPRGRAAGYMMPDADDRLHVTRPALEDMIAVALAGRAAEQVVFGEITTGAQNDFQQATSIARRMVTEWGMSDRIGKVALASDQGNFLGGGPQMLPMSEGTASQIDSEVKDLIDTAYTRAVHLIGEHLHRVHEIVTVLLTRETLSGEEFTALLDGQTLDPLPPAVPRPSGLAG from the coding sequence ATGAACCGCGCCGCCCGACTGCTGCTGGCTACGCTGATCCTGAGCCTGGGGGCCACGCTGGGTCCGGCGCTGGCCGCTCCCACGCGGGCGGCCGTGACGTCGGACGGCCCGTACACCACCAACCGGTTCTTCGCCGATCTGGAACAGCAGCGCGTGACGCGCGTGGTGCTCAGCAGCGGCGGCATGGCGAACGTGACCCTCGCGGACGGCAGCGGGACTCGCGTCCGGACCCTGGTTGTGCCGCCGGACGGCGCGACCCTGACCCGCATCCGCAAGGCCGGGGTGCCGCTCACCGTGACTGGCAGTGGGTCCACGCTGGGCTGGCTGGGACAGGTGCTGCCGCTGCTGCTCACGGGACTGATCCTGGTCGTGTTGTGGCGCAGCATGCGCACGGGCGCCAGCAGCGCCAACCCCACCGCGTTCGGCCGGTCGCGGGCGGCGGTGATTGCCGAGGGGCAGATCAAGCTGACGTTCAACGACGTGGCCGGCTGCGACGAGGCCAAGCAGGACCTGCAGGAAGTCGTGGACTTCCTGCGCCAGCCGGAACGCTACCACCAGCTCGGCGCCCGCATTCCCCACGGGGTGCTGCTGGTCGGTCCTCCCGGCAGCGGCAAGACCCTGCTCGCCAAAGCCGTCGCCGGTGAGGCCCGCGTGCCGTACTTCAGCATCAGCGGCAGCGACTTCGTCGAGATGTTCGTCGGCGTGGGCGCCGCCCGCGTGCGCGACCTGTTCGAACAGGCCCGCAAGTCCGCGCCGTGCATCGTGTTCATCGACGAGATCGACGCGGTGGGCCGCAAACGCGGCGTGAACATGCAGGGCGGCAACGACGAGCGCGAGCAGACCCTCAACCAGCTGCTCGTGGAAATGGACGGCTTCTCCAGCGGGCAGGAGGTGATCATCCTGGCCGCCACCAACCGCCCGGACGTGCTGGACGCCGCGCTGCTGCGCCCGGGGCGCTTCGACCGGCAGGTGGTGGTGGACGCGCCGGACGTGCGGGGCCGGGAGATGATCCTGCGCATTCACGCGCGCAAGAAACCGCTGGACGCCAGCGTGGACCTGGGCGTGATCGCGCGGCGCACGGCAGGCATGGTGGGCGCGGACCTGGAGAACCTGCTGAACGAGGCGGCGCTGCAGGCGGCGCGTTCGGGGCGCACGCGGATCGTGGGGCGGGACGTGGAGGAAGCGCGCGACCGGGTGCTGATGGGACCGGAGCGCCGCTCGCTGGTGGTGCGTGAGGCCGACCGCAAGGTCACCGCCTACCATGAGGTCGGTCACGCCCTCGCCGCCCAGCTCCTCCCCCACGCGAACCGGGTGGCGAAACTCACCGTGGTGCCGCGCGGCCGCGCGGCGGGGTACATGATGCCCGACGCCGACGACCGCCTGCACGTCACCCGCCCCGCCCTGGAAGACATGATTGCGGTGGCCCTGGCCGGCCGCGCGGCGGAGCAGGTCGTGTTCGGCGAGATCACCACCGGCGCGCAGAACGATTTCCAGCAGGCGACGAGCATCGCGCGGCGCATGGTCACCGAGTGGGGCATGAGCGACCGCATCGGCAAGGTGGCTCTGGCCAGCGACCAGGGCAACTTCCTGGGCGGCGGGCCGCAGATGCTCCCCATGAGTGAAGGCACCGCTTCGCAGATCGACTCGGAGGTCAAGGACCTGATTGACACGGCGTACACCCGGGCCGTGCACCTGATCGGGGAGCATCTGCACCGGGTGCATGAGATCGTCACGGTGCTCCTGACCCGCGAAACGCTCAGCGGTGAGGAATTCACGGCCCTGCTTGACGGGCAGACTCTCGATCCACTGCCACCCGCCGTGCCTCGCCCTTCCGGTCTGGCCGGGTAA
- a CDS encoding phosphoribosyltransferase yields the protein MTAWHLTLWNQPGPLCGTWRVPPGWVCRARLSDRRPNTCRRSAPPLLVCSSLRKAGIWCLSAGPPEPLRAYLSGLLRGVNVTWRVAGLNVSLLNATLTPAQATTLRPLFSSAGLNPRVLVREDRRVALVDVVASGGTFSALHRALRDWACEDARRPQCIERRVQVTGLLRSAAGRPRAWRWSAQPQFQGVQTRSVLIDWRCWQWLAEEGVKVAPHHPPACWVNTPAGLPERHPDRLEALGQARALYLLAQTRTERAAAAAELATAGGLRVAALRSLMAAWQSGAASGRPECRGQLPVPWCG from the coding sequence ATGACGGCATGGCACCTCACCCTCTGGAATCAGCCGGGCCCCCTGTGTGGAACGTGGCGCGTGCCGCCGGGCTGGGTCTGCCGCGCGCGCCTCTCGGACAGGCGGCCGAACACCTGCCGGCGCTCCGCGCCGCCCTTGCTGGTGTGCTCGTCGCTGCGGAAGGCCGGGATCTGGTGTTTATCGGCCGGTCCCCCGGAGCCGCTGCGCGCGTATCTCAGCGGCCTGCTGCGTGGCGTGAACGTCACGTGGCGTGTCGCGGGCCTGAACGTGTCCCTGCTGAATGCAACGCTGACCCCCGCCCAGGCAACGACCCTGCGTCCCCTCTTCAGCAGCGCCGGGCTGAATCCACGCGTCCTGGTGCGCGAAGACCGCCGCGTGGCCCTGGTGGACGTGGTGGCGTCCGGCGGGACGTTCTCGGCCCTGCACCGGGCGCTGCGCGACTGGGCGTGTGAGGACGCCCGCAGGCCGCAGTGCATCGAGCGGCGCGTGCAGGTGACCGGGCTGCTTCGCTCTGCGGCGGGACGACCGCGGGCGTGGCGCTGGTCCGCGCAGCCCCAATTTCAAGGCGTGCAGACCCGCAGCGTCCTGATCGACTGGCGCTGCTGGCAGTGGCTGGCGGAGGAAGGGGTCAAGGTCGCGCCCCACCACCCGCCGGCCTGCTGGGTAAATACGCCTGCTGGTCTGCCGGAACGCCACCCGGACCGCCTGGAGGCCCTGGGTCAGGCGCGCGCGCTTTACCTGCTGGCGCAGACCCGAACCGAGCGGGCTGCCGCAGCTGCCGAACTCGCCACTGCGGGCGGGCTGCGCGTGGCGGCACTGCGCAGTCTCATGGCCGCGTGGCAGAGCGGCGCGGCGTCCGGACGTCCAGAATGCCGGGGGCAACTTCCTGTGCCCTGGTGTGGCTGA
- a CDS encoding NYN domain-containing protein encodes MERIALFIDGANVYAAAKRLGWNFDHRKILEHFSAQGRLYNAFYYTAVPTPIDDKQKRFTDALTYMGYTVRTRPLRESTDENGDTYRRASLDIEIVTDLLSTSDLYDTAVLLTGDGDFERPVEVLRARGKRIVVASIAEMTSYELRNAADQYVDFKDIREHVERPGYRLPSEQRGAEQRPFYTSAALDGDDR; translated from the coding sequence ATGGAACGCATTGCACTCTTTATTGACGGCGCGAATGTTTACGCAGCGGCCAAACGACTCGGCTGGAATTTCGACCACCGCAAGATCCTGGAGCACTTCTCTGCGCAGGGCCGCCTGTACAACGCCTTTTACTACACGGCTGTTCCCACACCCATTGACGACAAGCAGAAACGCTTCACGGACGCCCTGACGTACATGGGGTACACCGTCCGCACGCGCCCCCTGCGGGAAAGCACCGACGAGAACGGCGACACGTACCGCCGGGCCAGCCTCGACATTGAGATCGTCACGGACCTGCTCTCCACCAGCGACCTGTACGACACGGCCGTACTGCTCACCGGCGACGGCGATTTCGAACGGCCCGTGGAAGTCCTGCGCGCCCGTGGCAAGCGGATCGTGGTGGCCAGCATCGCCGAGATGACCAGTTACGAACTGCGTAACGCCGCTGACCAGTATGTGGATTTCAAGGACATCCGCGAGCACGTGGAGCGGCCCGGTTACCGCCTGCCCAGTGAGCAGCGCGGCGCCGAGCAGCGCCCCTTCTACACCTCCGCGGCCCTGGACGGCGATGACCGCTGA
- a CDS encoding mechanosensitive ion channel family protein → MLQELSVQIVKPQVWVGCTLTAVAAYAIYRFGQLLLRALQPHVPSQLLPVLKVLWALAVLISWVAVATAVAYLPSVPILFSLGRDIMEGFRHSAGQLVVVLAMALIAWNLISALAHRIVAEEEFNRRSVRVQTLKGVVESTLRVTVVLLSAIAGLQALGVNATSLLAGVSVLGLAVGFGAQSLIKDVFNGFFILLEDQYGVGDVITVNTGQLTGGVERLNLRVTALRAMDGTMHIIPNGQIQTVSVSSKDWSRVVAQVDVTYTANIDDALRVLQQVSTEIYTDEQWRHFFLEEPEQQGVVQLAPDGVTLRALFKVQPKSQWAIGREFNRRIKIAMDEAGIEIPFPQRSLNFGGAPIEIKLTREDSGRDPRAAQDRERSPVKPTLTRDPDANELT, encoded by the coding sequence ATGCTGCAGGAACTCAGCGTACAGATCGTCAAACCGCAGGTATGGGTCGGGTGCACCCTGACCGCCGTGGCCGCCTACGCCATCTACCGCTTCGGCCAGCTTCTCCTGCGCGCCCTGCAGCCCCACGTCCCCAGCCAACTGCTGCCCGTCCTGAAAGTTCTGTGGGCGCTGGCCGTCCTGATCAGCTGGGTGGCGGTTGCGACCGCCGTGGCGTACCTGCCCAGCGTTCCTATCCTGTTCAGCCTGGGCCGCGACATCATGGAAGGTTTCCGGCACAGCGCCGGTCAGCTCGTGGTGGTGCTCGCCATGGCCCTCATCGCGTGGAATCTCATCAGTGCCCTGGCGCACCGGATTGTCGCGGAGGAGGAATTCAACCGCCGCAGTGTGCGCGTCCAGACCCTCAAGGGCGTCGTGGAAAGCACGCTGCGCGTCACCGTGGTGCTGCTGAGCGCCATTGCCGGCCTGCAGGCGCTCGGGGTGAATGCCACCAGCCTCCTGGCCGGCGTGTCCGTGCTGGGTCTCGCCGTGGGTTTCGGCGCGCAGAGCCTCATCAAGGACGTCTTCAACGGGTTTTTCATCCTCCTGGAAGACCAGTACGGCGTGGGCGACGTCATCACCGTCAATACCGGCCAGCTGACCGGCGGCGTGGAGCGCCTCAACCTGCGCGTCACGGCCCTGCGCGCCATGGACGGCACCATGCACATCATTCCCAACGGGCAGATTCAGACCGTCAGCGTCAGCAGCAAGGACTGGTCGCGTGTGGTGGCGCAGGTGGACGTCACCTACACGGCCAATATCGACGACGCCCTGCGCGTCCTGCAGCAGGTCAGTACGGAAATCTACACCGACGAGCAGTGGCGGCACTTCTTCCTGGAAGAACCCGAGCAGCAGGGTGTGGTGCAGCTCGCCCCGGACGGCGTGACGCTGCGCGCGCTGTTCAAGGTGCAGCCCAAAAGCCAGTGGGCCATCGGGCGTGAGTTCAACCGCCGCATCAAGATTGCCATGGACGAAGCCGGCATCGAAATTCCCTTCCCGCAGCGCAGCCTGAACTTCGGCGGGGCACCCATCGAGATCAAGCTGACCCGCGAGGACAGCGGCCGTGATCCCCGCGCCGCGCAGGACCGCGAGCGGTCGCCCGTGAAACCCACCCTCACCCGCGATCCCGACGCCAACGAGCTCACCTGA
- the trxA gene encoding thioredoxin: protein MMKPLELTDSNFKEEIASGLTLVDFWAPWCGPCRIIAPVIEELAGQYEGRVKIGKLNVDENPVTQGQYRVMSIPTLILFKDGQPVEGVVGAQPKRAFEALLDKHSAVDQQNAAETASV, encoded by the coding sequence ATCATGAAGCCTCTGGAACTGACAGACAGCAACTTTAAGGAAGAAATCGCCAGTGGACTGACCCTGGTGGACTTCTGGGCCCCCTGGTGCGGCCCGTGCCGCATCATCGCGCCGGTCATCGAGGAACTCGCCGGGCAGTACGAGGGCCGCGTGAAGATCGGCAAACTCAACGTTGACGAGAACCCCGTTACGCAGGGTCAGTACCGCGTGATGAGCATCCCCACCCTGATCCTGTTCAAGGACGGTCAGCCGGTAGAGGGGGTCGTGGGTGCTCAGCCGAAGCGCGCTTTCGAGGCCCTGCTCGACAAGCACAGCGCCGTGGACCAGCAGAACGCTGCTGAGACCGCCAGCGTCTGA
- a CDS encoding YfiT family bacillithiol transferase has translation MSDLRYPLGPMPTPQSLTPVERMEALGQLFALPADLFEVVQGLREDQLATPYREGGWTVRQVVHHVAESHLNAFTRLKLALTEENPTVRPYEEDRWATLPDHDLVPEVSLNLLDALHSRLGMLFASLNAERGDWARPWTHPAQGRTYTVDTLLAMYAWHGRHHVAHIQGLRDRQGW, from the coding sequence GTGAGCGACCTGCGCTATCCGCTGGGACCGATGCCCACGCCCCAGAGCCTGACGCCCGTGGAGCGGATGGAGGCCCTCGGGCAGCTGTTCGCGCTGCCGGCCGACCTGTTCGAGGTGGTGCAGGGCCTGCGCGAGGACCAGCTGGCCACGCCCTACCGGGAGGGGGGCTGGACCGTCCGGCAGGTGGTGCACCACGTGGCGGAAAGCCACCTGAATGCCTTCACACGCCTGAAACTCGCCTTGACCGAGGAGAATCCCACCGTGCGCCCGTACGAGGAGGACCGCTGGGCCACCCTGCCTGATCATGACCTCGTGCCGGAAGTGAGCCTGAACCTCCTGGACGCACTGCATTCCAGGCTGGGCATGCTGTTCGCGTCCCTGAATGCGGAGCGCGGAGACTGGGCCCGGCCGTGGACGCACCCCGCGCAGGGCCGCACGTACACCGTGGATACCCTGCTCGCCATGTACGCCTGGCATGGCCGGCACCATGTGGCGCACATTCAGGGTCTGCGCGACCGGCAGGGCTGGTAG
- a CDS encoding nucleotide pyrophosphohydrolase: MSLTFEDASARVDAFISQFREGYFPPLLMLARLTEETGEIARVIAHQNGKTPKPGEDPGDLEMELADLLFVTICMANERGLSLERGFERMMTKIEQRDTTRWTKKTVEDL; the protein is encoded by the coding sequence ATGAGCCTGACCTTCGAGGATGCCAGCGCCCGCGTGGACGCCTTCATCAGCCAGTTCCGGGAAGGATACTTCCCGCCGCTGCTGATGCTGGCGCGCCTGACGGAGGAAACGGGAGAGATTGCCCGCGTGATTGCGCACCAGAACGGCAAGACGCCCAAGCCCGGTGAGGACCCCGGCGACCTGGAGATGGAACTGGCAGACCTGCTGTTCGTCACCATCTGCATGGCAAACGAACGGGGCCTGAGCCTCGAACGCGGGTTCGAGCGCATGATGACCAAGATCGAGCAGCGCGACACCACCCGCTGGACGAAAAAAACCGTGGAGGACCTGTGA